In the genome of Chiroxiphia lanceolata isolate bChiLan1 chromosome 17, bChiLan1.pri, whole genome shotgun sequence, one region contains:
- the TSHZ2 gene encoding teashirt homolog 2 isoform X1, producing the protein MAALRRKAASLGGESRTGGSKSSGYVQEEDLKEEEDIKEEEEDDDDNSTAQLQGSNDTGTDEEHDVGPEQKGNFSFQNSPVSHISNQDAENESLLSDGSDHVADIKSICSREPQDPKSSAHPKSQSEAHDCMDKMTAVYANILSDSYWTGLGLGFKLSNSEKRSCDNRNGGNKADFDWHQDALSKSLQQNLPSRPVSKPNLFSSVQLYRQSSKMCGTVFTGASRFRCRQCSAAYDTLVELTVHMNETGHYQDDNHKKDKHRPTSYSKPRKRAFQDMDKEDAQKVLKCMFCGDSFDSLQDLSVHMIKTKHYQKVPLKEPVPTISSKMVTPAKKRVFDVNRPCSPDSTTGSFSDTFSPQKNTNLQLSSNNRYGYQNGASYTWQFEACKSQILKCMECGSSHDTLQQLTTHMMVTGHFLKVTSSASKKGKQLVLDPLAVEKMQSLSEAPANDSPVSKSTIKSSAECTAPTSELKKESKKDKADDANRDEKAVKTEEYEDTLQKPLDPTMKYQYLREEDLEDGSKGGGDILKSLENTVTTAINKAQNGAPSWSAYPSIHAAYQLSEGAKPSLPVGSQVLQIRPTMTNKLRPIAPKWKVMPLVPISANMAQCTQVKKEADDKEEVQKDFAKEGVQAEPAPLSQSEREPLLKPETSVEPKKTEPCPLKEEDKIKEDSGKEKPVLKEPPAASLSNGCAAANHSSELPCVNPLSALQSVLNNHLGKATEPLQPQANCSPSSSTISMFHKSNLNMMEKPVLSPAPTPPKPASVSRHYLFENNDQPIDLTKSKGKKAESAQAQSCTSPPQKHALSDIADMVKVLPKATTPKPAASSRIPSMKLEIDVRRFEDVSAEVSTLHKRKGRQSNWNPQHLLILQAQFASSLFQTSEGKYLLSDLGPQERMQISKFTGLSMTTISHWLANVKYQLRKTGGTKFLKNMDKGHPVFYCSDCASQFRTPSTYISHLESHLGFQMKDMNRLAVEQQTKVEQEISRVSVQRSPETIAGEEDTDSKFKCKLCCRTFASKHAVKLHLSKTHSKSPEHHSQFVAEVDEE; encoded by the coding sequence GTTATGTCCAAGAGGAAGAtttaaaggaagaggaagatataaaggaggaggaagaagatgatGATGACAACTCAACTGCTCAGCTCCAGGGCAGCAATGACACTGGCACGGATGAGGAACATGACGTGGGTCCTGAGCAGAAAGGGAACTTTAGCTTCCAGAACTCCCCTGTCAGTCACATATCCAACCAGGATGCAGAGAATGAATCACTGCTGAGTGATGGTAGTGACCATGTGGCAGATATTAAAAGCATTTGCTCTAGAGAGCCCCAGGACCCAAAATCCAGtgcccatcccaaatcccagagcGAAGCACACGACTGCATGGACAAAATGACAGCGGTCTATGCCAACATCCTGTCGGACTCTTACTGGACAGGCTTGGGGCTGGGTTTCAAGTTGTCCAACTCCGAGAAGCGGAGTTGCGACAACAGAAACGGAGGGAACAAAGCTGACTTTGATTGGCACCAAGACGCGCTGTCCAAAAGCTTGCAGCAGAACTTACCTTCCAGGCCCGTGTCCAAGCCCAACCTGTTCAGCTCGGTGCAGCTGTACAGGCAGAGCAGCAAGATGTGTGGGACGGTGTTCACGGGCGCCAGCCGGTTCCGCTGCCGGCAGTGCAGCGCCGCCTACGACACCCTGGTGGAGCTCACGGTCCACATGAACGAGACAGGCCACTACCAAGATGACAACCACAAAAAGGACAAGCACAGACCTACCAGCTACTCAAAGCCCCGGAAAAGGGCCTTCCAGGACATGGACAAGGAAGATGCACAAAAAGTTCTGAAGTGTATGTTCTGTGGTGACTCTTTTGATTCCCTTCAAGATCTGAGCGTTCATAtgatcaaaacaaaacattaccAAAAAGTGCCTTTGAAGGAGCCGGTACCAACCATTTCTTCCAAAATGGTCACTCCAGCAAAGAAACGCGTGTTTGATGTAAACAGGCCTTGCTCCCCCGACTCCACGACGGGGTCTTTCTCGGATACCTTTTCTCCTCAGAAGAACACGAACCTGCAGTTGTCATCCAACAACCGCTACGGGTACCAGAACGGTGCCAGCTACACGTGGCAGTTCGAGGCCTGCAAATCCCAGATTCTGAAGTGCATGGAATGTGGGAGTTCCCATGACACCTTGCAGCAGCTCACGACCCACATGATGGTCACGGGCCATTTCTTGAAAGTCACAAGTTCGGcttcaaagaaaggaaagcagctcGTTCTGGATCCTTTAGCTGTGGAAAAAATGCAATCGCTGTCTGAGGCACCAGCCAATGACAGCCCGGTTTCAAAATCGACCATTAAATCATCTGCAGAGTGCACAGCTCCCACCTCtgaactgaaaaaggaaagtaaaaaagatAAAGCTGATGATGCAAATAGAGATGAGAAAGCAGTAAAAACTGAGGAGTATGAAGACACTCTTCAGAAGCCACTGGATCCCACAATGAAATACCAGTACCTCCGAGAAGAGGATTTAGAAGATGGTTCAAAGGGTGGTGGGGACATTTTAAAGTCCCTGGAGAACACTGTCACAACAGCCATCAATAAAGCTCAAAATGGAGCTCCTAGCTGGAGTGCATACCCCAGCATCCACGCAGCCTACCAGCTCTCAGAGGGAGCTAAGCCGTCTTTGCCTGTGGGATCCCAAGTGCTGCAAATCAGGCCCACAATGACCAATAAATTGAGGCCCATAGCACCCAAGTGGAAGGTGATGCCTCTGGTCCCTATCTCAGCAAACATGGCCCAGTGCACTCAAGTGAAGAAGGAGGCTGATGACAAGGAGGAGGTGCAGAAGGACTTTGCTAAAGAGGGCGTCCAAGCTGAGCCGGCCCCACTCAGCCAGAGCGAGAGAGAACCTCTCCTCAAACCTGAAACCTCTGTGGAGCCAAAAAAGACAGAACCATGTCCCTTGAAAGAAGAAGACAAAATTAAAGAGgacagtggaaaagaaaaaccagtcCTCAAGGAGCCACCAGCAGCTTCTCTCAGCAATGGTTGTGCTGCCGCCAACCACTCCTCGGAGCTGCCTTGTGTCAACCCCCTCAGTGCGCTGCAGTCAGTGCTGAACAATCACTTGGGCAAAGCCACTGAGCCTTTACAGCCTCAGGCCaactgcagccccagctctaGCACAATTTCTATGTTCCACAAAAGTAATCTAAATATGATGGAGAAGCCGGTTTTATCTCCTGCTCCAACCCCACCAAAGCCTGCCAGTGTATCCAGGCActatttgtttgaaaacaatGATCAGCCTATTGACCTGACCAAATCCAAAGGCAAGAAAGCTGAGTCAGCCCAAGCACAATCTTGTACTTCTCCACCTCAAAAACATGCTCTGTCTGACATCGCCGACATGGTCAAAGTTCTTCCCAAAGCTACTACACCAAAACCTGCTGCATCTTCAAGGATCCCGTCCATGAAGCTGGAAATAGATGTCCGACGCTTCGAGGATGTCTCAGCAGAAGTCTCCACTCTGCATAAAAGGAAGGGCAGACAGTCAAACTGGAACCCTCAGCATCTTCTCATTTTGCAAGCTCAGTTTGCTTCCAGCCTCTTCCAGACATCTGAaggtaaatatttattatcaGATCTAGGCCCACAGGAGCGCATGCAGATTTCCAAATTCACTGGACTGTCGATGACCACCATCAGCCACTGGTTGGCAAATGTCAAGTATCAGCTTAGGAAAACCGGAGGAACAAAGTTTTTGAAAAACATGGACAAAGGACATCCAGTCTTTTATTGCAGCGACTGTGCATCTCAGTTCCGAACCCCATCTACCTACATTAGCCACTTAGAATCCCACCTAGGTTTCCAAATGAAAGACATGAACAGGctggctgtggagcagcaaACCAAGGTAGAGCAAGAAATCTCCAGAGTTTCAGTTCAAAGATCTCCTGAAACAATAGCTGGGGAAGAGGACACAGACTCTAAGTTCAAATGTAAGTTGTGCTGTCGGACATTTGCGAGCAAACATGCAGTAAAACTTCATCTaagcaaaacacacagcaaGTCACCAGAACACCATTCACAA
- the TSHZ2 gene encoding teashirt homolog 2 isoform X2, with amino-acid sequence MPRRKQQAPKRAAGYVQEEDLKEEEDIKEEEEDDDDNSTAQLQGSNDTGTDEEHDVGPEQKGNFSFQNSPVSHISNQDAENESLLSDGSDHVADIKSICSREPQDPKSSAHPKSQSEAHDCMDKMTAVYANILSDSYWTGLGLGFKLSNSEKRSCDNRNGGNKADFDWHQDALSKSLQQNLPSRPVSKPNLFSSVQLYRQSSKMCGTVFTGASRFRCRQCSAAYDTLVELTVHMNETGHYQDDNHKKDKHRPTSYSKPRKRAFQDMDKEDAQKVLKCMFCGDSFDSLQDLSVHMIKTKHYQKVPLKEPVPTISSKMVTPAKKRVFDVNRPCSPDSTTGSFSDTFSPQKNTNLQLSSNNRYGYQNGASYTWQFEACKSQILKCMECGSSHDTLQQLTTHMMVTGHFLKVTSSASKKGKQLVLDPLAVEKMQSLSEAPANDSPVSKSTIKSSAECTAPTSELKKESKKDKADDANRDEKAVKTEEYEDTLQKPLDPTMKYQYLREEDLEDGSKGGGDILKSLENTVTTAINKAQNGAPSWSAYPSIHAAYQLSEGAKPSLPVGSQVLQIRPTMTNKLRPIAPKWKVMPLVPISANMAQCTQVKKEADDKEEVQKDFAKEGVQAEPAPLSQSEREPLLKPETSVEPKKTEPCPLKEEDKIKEDSGKEKPVLKEPPAASLSNGCAAANHSSELPCVNPLSALQSVLNNHLGKATEPLQPQANCSPSSSTISMFHKSNLNMMEKPVLSPAPTPPKPASVSRHYLFENNDQPIDLTKSKGKKAESAQAQSCTSPPQKHALSDIADMVKVLPKATTPKPAASSRIPSMKLEIDVRRFEDVSAEVSTLHKRKGRQSNWNPQHLLILQAQFASSLFQTSEGKYLLSDLGPQERMQISKFTGLSMTTISHWLANVKYQLRKTGGTKFLKNMDKGHPVFYCSDCASQFRTPSTYISHLESHLGFQMKDMNRLAVEQQTKVEQEISRVSVQRSPETIAGEEDTDSKFKCKLCCRTFASKHAVKLHLSKTHSKSPEHHSQFVAEVDEE; translated from the coding sequence GTTATGTCCAAGAGGAAGAtttaaaggaagaggaagatataaaggaggaggaagaagatgatGATGACAACTCAACTGCTCAGCTCCAGGGCAGCAATGACACTGGCACGGATGAGGAACATGACGTGGGTCCTGAGCAGAAAGGGAACTTTAGCTTCCAGAACTCCCCTGTCAGTCACATATCCAACCAGGATGCAGAGAATGAATCACTGCTGAGTGATGGTAGTGACCATGTGGCAGATATTAAAAGCATTTGCTCTAGAGAGCCCCAGGACCCAAAATCCAGtgcccatcccaaatcccagagcGAAGCACACGACTGCATGGACAAAATGACAGCGGTCTATGCCAACATCCTGTCGGACTCTTACTGGACAGGCTTGGGGCTGGGTTTCAAGTTGTCCAACTCCGAGAAGCGGAGTTGCGACAACAGAAACGGAGGGAACAAAGCTGACTTTGATTGGCACCAAGACGCGCTGTCCAAAAGCTTGCAGCAGAACTTACCTTCCAGGCCCGTGTCCAAGCCCAACCTGTTCAGCTCGGTGCAGCTGTACAGGCAGAGCAGCAAGATGTGTGGGACGGTGTTCACGGGCGCCAGCCGGTTCCGCTGCCGGCAGTGCAGCGCCGCCTACGACACCCTGGTGGAGCTCACGGTCCACATGAACGAGACAGGCCACTACCAAGATGACAACCACAAAAAGGACAAGCACAGACCTACCAGCTACTCAAAGCCCCGGAAAAGGGCCTTCCAGGACATGGACAAGGAAGATGCACAAAAAGTTCTGAAGTGTATGTTCTGTGGTGACTCTTTTGATTCCCTTCAAGATCTGAGCGTTCATAtgatcaaaacaaaacattaccAAAAAGTGCCTTTGAAGGAGCCGGTACCAACCATTTCTTCCAAAATGGTCACTCCAGCAAAGAAACGCGTGTTTGATGTAAACAGGCCTTGCTCCCCCGACTCCACGACGGGGTCTTTCTCGGATACCTTTTCTCCTCAGAAGAACACGAACCTGCAGTTGTCATCCAACAACCGCTACGGGTACCAGAACGGTGCCAGCTACACGTGGCAGTTCGAGGCCTGCAAATCCCAGATTCTGAAGTGCATGGAATGTGGGAGTTCCCATGACACCTTGCAGCAGCTCACGACCCACATGATGGTCACGGGCCATTTCTTGAAAGTCACAAGTTCGGcttcaaagaaaggaaagcagctcGTTCTGGATCCTTTAGCTGTGGAAAAAATGCAATCGCTGTCTGAGGCACCAGCCAATGACAGCCCGGTTTCAAAATCGACCATTAAATCATCTGCAGAGTGCACAGCTCCCACCTCtgaactgaaaaaggaaagtaaaaaagatAAAGCTGATGATGCAAATAGAGATGAGAAAGCAGTAAAAACTGAGGAGTATGAAGACACTCTTCAGAAGCCACTGGATCCCACAATGAAATACCAGTACCTCCGAGAAGAGGATTTAGAAGATGGTTCAAAGGGTGGTGGGGACATTTTAAAGTCCCTGGAGAACACTGTCACAACAGCCATCAATAAAGCTCAAAATGGAGCTCCTAGCTGGAGTGCATACCCCAGCATCCACGCAGCCTACCAGCTCTCAGAGGGAGCTAAGCCGTCTTTGCCTGTGGGATCCCAAGTGCTGCAAATCAGGCCCACAATGACCAATAAATTGAGGCCCATAGCACCCAAGTGGAAGGTGATGCCTCTGGTCCCTATCTCAGCAAACATGGCCCAGTGCACTCAAGTGAAGAAGGAGGCTGATGACAAGGAGGAGGTGCAGAAGGACTTTGCTAAAGAGGGCGTCCAAGCTGAGCCGGCCCCACTCAGCCAGAGCGAGAGAGAACCTCTCCTCAAACCTGAAACCTCTGTGGAGCCAAAAAAGACAGAACCATGTCCCTTGAAAGAAGAAGACAAAATTAAAGAGgacagtggaaaagaaaaaccagtcCTCAAGGAGCCACCAGCAGCTTCTCTCAGCAATGGTTGTGCTGCCGCCAACCACTCCTCGGAGCTGCCTTGTGTCAACCCCCTCAGTGCGCTGCAGTCAGTGCTGAACAATCACTTGGGCAAAGCCACTGAGCCTTTACAGCCTCAGGCCaactgcagccccagctctaGCACAATTTCTATGTTCCACAAAAGTAATCTAAATATGATGGAGAAGCCGGTTTTATCTCCTGCTCCAACCCCACCAAAGCCTGCCAGTGTATCCAGGCActatttgtttgaaaacaatGATCAGCCTATTGACCTGACCAAATCCAAAGGCAAGAAAGCTGAGTCAGCCCAAGCACAATCTTGTACTTCTCCACCTCAAAAACATGCTCTGTCTGACATCGCCGACATGGTCAAAGTTCTTCCCAAAGCTACTACACCAAAACCTGCTGCATCTTCAAGGATCCCGTCCATGAAGCTGGAAATAGATGTCCGACGCTTCGAGGATGTCTCAGCAGAAGTCTCCACTCTGCATAAAAGGAAGGGCAGACAGTCAAACTGGAACCCTCAGCATCTTCTCATTTTGCAAGCTCAGTTTGCTTCCAGCCTCTTCCAGACATCTGAaggtaaatatttattatcaGATCTAGGCCCACAGGAGCGCATGCAGATTTCCAAATTCACTGGACTGTCGATGACCACCATCAGCCACTGGTTGGCAAATGTCAAGTATCAGCTTAGGAAAACCGGAGGAACAAAGTTTTTGAAAAACATGGACAAAGGACATCCAGTCTTTTATTGCAGCGACTGTGCATCTCAGTTCCGAACCCCATCTACCTACATTAGCCACTTAGAATCCCACCTAGGTTTCCAAATGAAAGACATGAACAGGctggctgtggagcagcaaACCAAGGTAGAGCAAGAAATCTCCAGAGTTTCAGTTCAAAGATCTCCTGAAACAATAGCTGGGGAAGAGGACACAGACTCTAAGTTCAAATGTAAGTTGTGCTGTCGGACATTTGCGAGCAAACATGCAGTAAAACTTCATCTaagcaaaacacacagcaaGTCACCAGAACACCATTCACAA